One stretch of Hypanus sabinus isolate sHypSab1 chromosome 29, sHypSab1.hap1, whole genome shotgun sequence DNA includes these proteins:
- the LOC132382751 gene encoding perforin-1-like: MDAGKGWKMRTLLWALLFLGGVGAVCQIARSRQCHRASPVPGSSLAGEGFDVVTLDRKGVYVVDVESWSHPGGACKLCRNTLMRGRWQRLPLAVVDWRAQRRCQRAVKSRLFHSASDFSSSVSSSVDKSWSVGLGISKYSVSVGVTVAGSKSRAMSFAYSKGQSAHYSFSSQKFHCRLYRYRLRNPPPLASEFSNQLKQITSSSYAGARHQYRQLVQTFGTHYIQSVELGGSYEDVTAIRTCKALSQGLTATQVKNCLSVEASVSVLGFGHTSAQADYCKKQASSHTHSHSFHQAFSERLTEVSGGHSTGHTDILFSNSRAFTSWMNSLTASPGIIHYRLAPLHFLLPRTDIRQKHLRRYLREYIMANAMKRNCSRTTCPSPGKKSRSNRCSCLYLENSLMDRQPCAKQKGAGHLVVTVISGSGLWGDYLSGTDGFVVVYYGNAKGQTRVVDNNNNPTWNATLDLGEVVARSYMKLIVKVYDKDVWGNDHLGTCKVPLISGVTDHTCHLKHGKVTYQMSFICGHQLQGSTYHQYAPSAGAHEFTGLLWTNQSFHSSDSPTALSSGNALLKVIYP, from the coding sequence ATGGATGCTGGGAAAGGATGGAAAATGCGAACTTTGCTCTGGGCTCTCCTGTTCCTGGGGGGTGTGGGGGCTGTCTGCCAGATAGCCAGGTCCAGACAATGCCACCGTGCGTCCCCAGTACCAGGGAGCAGTCTGGCCGGCGAGGGTTTTGATGTGGTAACGTTGGACCGCAAAGGGGTGTACGTGGTGGACGTGGAGAGCTGGAGTCATCCAGGGGGGGCCTGCAAACTCTGCAGGAATACTCTGATGAGGGGTAGATGGCAGCGTCTCCCCCTGGCCGTGGTGGATTGGCGAGCCCAACGTAGATGCCAACGGGCTGTAAAAAGCAGGCTCTTCCACTCAGCCTCTGACTTTAGCAGTTCGGTCAGCTCCAGTGTGGATAAAAGCTGGAGTGTTGGCCTGGGGATATCCAAATATTCAGTGTCAGTAGGTGTAACAGTGGCTGGCTCCAAATCTCGGGCCATGTCCTTTGCCTACAGTAAAGGCCAATCAGCCCACTACAGCTTTTCCAGCCAGAAGTTCCATTGTCGCCTTTACCGTTACCGCCTGAGGAACCCACCCCCTCTGGCATCTGAGTTCTCCAACCAGCTCAAACAAATCACCAGCAGCTCCTATGCGGGTGCCCGGCACCAGTATCGCCAACTAGTGCAGACTTTCGGGACACATTACATCCAGTCAGTGGAGCTGGGTGGTTCCTACGAGGACGTGACGGCCATCCGCACCTGTAAGGCCCTTTCTCAGGGCCTCACTGCTACTCAGGTGAAGAACTGCCTCAGTGTGGAGGCCAGTGTTAGCGTGTTAGGATTTGGCCATACATCAGCTCAAGCAGATTACTGCAAGAAGCAGGCCTCGTCCCATACCCATTCCCACAGCTTCCACCAGGCCTTCAGCGAGAGGCTGACAGAAGTCTCAGGAGGCCATAGTACTGGGCACACAGACATCCTCTTCTCCAATTCTCGGGCCTTCACCAGCTGGATGAACAGTCTGACGGCCTCACCAGGCATCATACACTACCGGCTGGCCCCCCTCCATTTCCTGCTGCCCAGAACCGACATTCGCCAGAAACATCTGAGGCGCTACCTCAGAGAGTACATTATGGCCAACGCCATGAAACGTAACTGCTCCAGAACCACCTGCCCCTCTCCTGGGAAGAAAAGCCGCTCTAATCGCTGTTCCTGCCTATATCTGGAGAACTCCTTGATGGACCGTCAGCCCTGTGCCAAGCAGAAGGGTGCAGGGCACCTGGTTGTCACTGTAATTAGTGGCTCCGGTCTCTGGGGTGACTATCTCTCTGGCACTGATGGTTTTGTGGTGGTCTATTATGGTAATGCCAAAGGTCAGACCAGGGTGGTGGACAACAACAACAACCCTACCTGGAACGCCACACTGGACCTGGGGGAGGTGGTTGCCCGCAGCTACATGAAGCTCATCGTGAAGGTCTATGATAAAGATGTCTGGGGGAATGACCATCTGGGGACCTGCAAGGTGCCTCTGATCTCTGGTGTCACCGATCACACCTGCCACCTTAAGCATGGCAAGGTCACCTACCAAATGTCCTTCATCTGTGGCCACCAATTGCAGGGTAGCACCTACCACCAGTATGCCCCGAGTGCAGGGGCCCATGAGTTCACCGGGCTCCTGTGGACCAACCAGTCCTTCCACTCGTCTGACTCCCCCACCGCCCTTTCCTCAGGGAATGCCCTCCTCAAAGTTATCTACCCCTGA
- the LOC132382725 gene encoding lysosomal thioesterase PPT2-A-like, with amino-acid sequence MFPRLLLAASVAIVLQVTRSYKPVIVVHGLFDSPGDLLTLQTYINQSHPGTSMTIIDLFDRTQSLKSLWSQVEGFKQAIVPTMQKAANGVHMICYSQGGLICRGILSTMPDHNVHTLITLSAPLLGRYGDTDYLKWFFPKYVKSNLYHFCYTQFGRCFSVCNYWNDPHHHVMYLNFSNNLALLNNETKNSSATVWKKE; translated from the coding sequence ATGTTCCCTCGGCTGCTGCTGGCGGCTTCTGTCGCCATTGTACTGCAAGTTACCCGGAGCTACAAGCCGGTGATCGTGGTGCACGGCTTGTTCGACAGCCCCGGTGACCTGCTGACGCTCCAAACTTACATCAACCAGTCACATCCTGGAACCAGTATGACTATCATTGACCTGTTCGACCGGACACAGAGCCTGAAGTCGCTGTGGAGTCAGGTGGAAGGCTTCAAACAAGCTATCGTCCCCACCATGCAAAAGGCAGCCAATGGGGTACACATGATCTGTTACTCCCAAGGTGGCCTGATTTGTCGGGGAATTCTCTCCACCATGCCGGACCACAATGTGCACACACTGATCACCCTGTCAGCCCCTCTGCTCGGACGGTACGGAGATACCGATTACCTGAAATGGTTTTTTCcaaagtacgtgaagagcaacctctaccacttctgctacACGCAGTTCGGGCGGTGTTTCTCCGTCTGTAACTACTGGAACGACCCTCACCATCACGTCATGTACCTCAACTTCAGTAACAACCTGGCTCTCCTCAACAACGAGACAAAGAACTCcagtgccacagtgtggaagaaggaa